A stretch of the Flavobacterium sp. 5 genome encodes the following:
- the folP gene encoding dihydropteroate synthase → MNCKGQLIDLSTPKVMGILNITPNSFFDGGKYKNENELLERVDKMLGEGATFIDVGAYSSKPNAEFVSEEEEISRIIPVVNLLQKHFPDIILSIDTFRAGVAKTCIENGAAIINDISAGKLDDKMLEIIAKFQVPYIMMHMKGTPQTMQTFTQYDDIIKEMLFYFSERVAAARALGINDILVDPGFGFAKTLEQNFEVMQKLELFQMLKLPLLIGISRKSMIYKTLDINAEMALNGTTVLNTIALTKGAKILRVHDVKEAVECIQLFNEIN, encoded by the coding sequence ATGAACTGTAAAGGACAACTGATCGATTTATCTACTCCAAAAGTAATGGGGATTTTGAATATTACTCCGAATTCTTTTTTTGATGGCGGAAAATATAAAAATGAAAATGAACTATTAGAACGAGTTGATAAAATGCTTGGTGAAGGTGCTACTTTTATTGATGTAGGAGCATATTCAAGTAAACCCAATGCTGAGTTTGTTTCTGAGGAAGAAGAGATTTCGAGAATAATTCCCGTGGTGAATTTGCTGCAAAAGCATTTTCCAGATATTATATTGTCTATTGATACTTTTCGTGCAGGAGTGGCAAAGACTTGTATCGAAAATGGAGCAGCAATTATCAATGATATTTCGGCGGGAAAACTAGATGATAAAATGTTGGAGATCATTGCTAAATTTCAGGTGCCTTACATTATGATGCACATGAAAGGAACGCCACAAACCATGCAGACTTTTACTCAATATGATGATATTATAAAAGAGATGTTGTTTTATTTTTCGGAACGAGTTGCAGCTGCGAGAGCTCTTGGAATAAATGATATACTTGTTGATCCTGGTTTTGGTTTTGCTAAAACTTTGGAACAAAATTTTGAAGTCATGCAAAAATTAGAATTGTTTCAAATGCTTAAATTGCCTTTGCTGATTGGAATTTCTAGAAAATCTATGATTTATAAAACGCTTGATATAAATGCTGAAATGGCATTAAATGGAACCACTGTTTTGAATACAATTGCTTTGACCAAAGGAGCAAAAATTCTGAGAGTTCATGATGTAAAAGAGGCCGTAGAATGTATTCAGTTGTTTAATGAAATAAATTGA
- a CDS encoding BT_3928 family protein, with product MKNVITQFSRIFVGVLFIISGLIKLNDPVGFSYKLAEYFSEPVFNMPFFVPFSLAIALFIVILEVVLGVMLLIGFKSKLTIWLLLLLIIKFTFLTFYSAYFDVVKDCGCFGDALHLTPWQSFTKDVVLLFFILILFINMKLVKPLFSNRTQNSLAVITVLLCGFMGYWVINHLPLKDFRAYKVGNNIQKGMEIPEGAPKSVVEMIFIYKVNGVDKEFSEKDLANIPAGATFVDRKDKVITEGYVPPIHDFVMEKDGSDYKEELLQEPKLLMIVAYDLALANADGLAKMELVSKKAAAKGYKVIGMTASAPEEIATIKKQYGITFDFYFCDAIPLKTIERANPSFVILEKGTVKQKVHYNDTEDLIF from the coding sequence ATGAAAAATGTTATCACCCAATTCTCCAGAATTTTTGTTGGAGTCTTGTTCATAATCTCAGGCCTAATAAAACTAAATGATCCTGTTGGTTTCTCTTATAAACTAGCTGAATACTTTAGCGAACCAGTTTTTAACATGCCTTTCTTTGTTCCATTTTCTTTGGCTATAGCCTTATTTATAGTCATCTTAGAAGTGGTTTTGGGTGTAATGTTACTTATTGGTTTCAAATCAAAATTGACAATTTGGCTTTTATTGCTTTTGATTATCAAATTCACTTTCCTAACCTTTTATTCTGCTTATTTTGATGTGGTAAAAGATTGTGGTTGTTTTGGAGATGCCTTACATCTTACTCCTTGGCAATCCTTTACAAAAGACGTTGTTTTATTATTCTTCATATTGATTTTGTTTATTAATATGAAACTGGTAAAACCGCTTTTTTCTAATAGAACACAAAATAGTCTTGCGGTAATAACCGTTTTATTGTGTGGTTTTATGGGGTATTGGGTTATCAACCATTTGCCGTTAAAAGATTTTAGAGCATACAAAGTTGGTAATAACATACAAAAAGGAATGGAGATCCCAGAAGGTGCTCCAAAATCTGTAGTTGAAATGATTTTTATCTACAAAGTAAATGGTGTCGATAAAGAATTTTCAGAAAAAGATCTGGCTAATATTCCAGCCGGTGCCACTTTTGTAGATAGAAAAGACAAAGTAATTACCGAAGGTTACGTTCCTCCTATTCATGATTTTGTCATGGAAAAAGACGGATCTGATTATAAAGAAGAGTTACTCCAAGAACCTAAATTACTTATGATTGTTGCCTATGATTTGGCTCTGGCTAATGCGGATGGGCTTGCAAAAATGGAGTTAGTTAGTAAAAAAGCTGCTGCAAAAGGATATAAAGTGATCGGAATGACAGCTTCAGCTCCTGAAGAAATTGCAACAATCAAAAAACAATATGGAATCACTTTTGACTTTTATTTCTGCGATGCTATTCCGTTAAAAACCATTGAAAGAGCAAATCCAAGTTTTGTAATTCTTGAAAAAGGAACGGTAAAACAAAAAGTGCATTATAATGACACAGAGGATTTAATTTTCTAG
- the prmA gene encoding 50S ribosomal protein L11 methyltransferase, which yields MSNIYIGYHFTIEPKELGSEILIAELGEKAFESFTETETGISAFVQKDLWDEMILEGIQILHSEEFKIDYSYEEIEQVNWNEEWEKNFEPIDVEGNCHVRAPFHPKTNAEYDIVIEPKMSFGTGHHETTHMMIQHLLEIDVTGMKTLDMGCGTAILAILAEMKGAQPIDAIDIDNWCYLNSIENAERNNCKHITVYEGDAALLKDKKYDLIIANINRNILLNDMQNYVDCLNPKGTILFSGFYEEDIQYIDASCTEKGLTFVKKLQRNNWVSLKYVN from the coding sequence ATGTCAAACATTTATATAGGGTATCATTTTACTATCGAACCAAAAGAATTAGGGTCTGAAATATTAATAGCTGAACTAGGAGAAAAAGCATTTGAAAGCTTTACTGAAACTGAAACAGGAATTTCTGCTTTTGTACAAAAGGATCTTTGGGATGAAATGATTCTAGAAGGCATTCAGATACTACATTCGGAAGAATTTAAAATCGATTATAGTTACGAAGAAATAGAACAAGTCAACTGGAACGAAGAATGGGAAAAAAACTTTGAACCTATTGATGTCGAAGGAAATTGTCACGTCCGCGCTCCATTTCATCCTAAAACAAATGCAGAATATGATATCGTGATTGAACCAAAAATGAGTTTTGGAACAGGACATCACGAAACTACGCACATGATGATTCAACATTTACTTGAAATAGATGTTACAGGAATGAAAACATTAGATATGGGTTGCGGAACAGCTATTTTAGCAATACTTGCCGAAATGAAAGGTGCTCAACCAATTGATGCGATCGATATTGACAACTGGTGCTATTTGAACTCTATTGAAAATGCCGAACGCAATAATTGTAAACATATTACCGTTTACGAAGGAGATGCTGCATTATTAAAAGACAAAAAATACGATTTAATCATAGCCAATATCAACAGAAATATTTTGTTGAATGACATGCAAAACTATGTAGACTGTTTAAACCCAAAAGGAACTATTTTATTTAGTGGTTTTTACGAAGAAGACATTCAATATATCGATGCTTCTTGCACCGAAAAAGGATTAACTTTTGTAAAAAAGCTACAAAGAAACAACTGGGTATCATTAAAATACGTAAATTAG
- a CDS encoding DUF6691 family protein produces MKVLKYFLVGFLFGIVLTKSEAVSWYRIYEMFQFQSFHMYGIIGVAVATGILGVQIIKRNNIKDIKGLPIEIMDKENSNARYYIGGISFGLGWALVGSCPGPIFILIGAGFLPVIIVLIGALIGTIIYGALKSKLPH; encoded by the coding sequence ATGAAAGTATTAAAATATTTTCTAGTAGGATTCCTTTTTGGAATTGTACTCACCAAGTCAGAAGCGGTTTCTTGGTACCGTATTTATGAAATGTTTCAATTTCAATCTTTTCATATGTATGGAATCATTGGAGTAGCTGTTGCAACAGGAATTCTTGGAGTTCAAATAATTAAAAGAAATAATATCAAGGACATCAAAGGTTTGCCTATTGAAATTATGGACAAAGAGAATAGTAATGCCAGATATTATATTGGAGGGATTTCCTTTGGTTTAGGTTGGGCTTTGGTAGGTTCTTGTCCAGGACCCATTTTTATATTGATAGGCGCAGGTTTTTTACCAGTAATTATTGTGCTTATTGGCGCATTGATTGGAACTATTATTTATGGCGCTTTAAAAAGTAAATTGCCTCATTAA
- a CDS encoding lipopolysaccharide assembly protein LapB, which yields MKKVFIYTVAALFLNFFGQAQDIKQAKDAIDAEQYEKAKNMLETITSLKPTDGYAKFLLGNVCLFLGDYEAAKNNFNVGITCSSKGNFGYIGLGNIALDKGDVVEAERYFALATQNSSKRDLEEKVYIGKAYTFSENYDYKKAIEILSKSREIDPANTDVLLALADAYKFNKKQNDSYECYREAFRLDSTLLRAKMGLGTLIKNAHNFPSALTSFDEVIALNPNYGPVYRELAETQYLWALNDARNYDSHISKGLTFYEKYMSLTDYSLDSRMRHADFLILAKDYKALETEANQMSKLDNVNPRIYRYLGYSAYYNNNFDTAINSLTSFVSDPSNRVIGRDYFYIGAGRLCKGLNSAPIDNVLIDTGISDLKKSFDMTPAVAVELPELAKKLYDKKVYIKAASVYEIAIANTETKSYLMDNFYFASSVYWSYYNAENLNEQQIELLKKADASLDIVIKASPSTQDAYLFKARIQVLLKNDTLVAKNYEDFITAAKTKSPDEFTTKGMKSKLVEAYNNLGIIYAANDKLKAKDNFNKTLGIDPANQYAVDQLKTLK from the coding sequence ATGAAAAAAGTTTTTATTTATACCGTAGCAGCATTGTTTCTTAATTTTTTTGGACAGGCGCAGGATATAAAACAAGCGAAAGATGCTATCGACGCCGAGCAATATGAAAAAGCAAAGAATATGTTGGAAACCATTACTTCCTTAAAACCTACAGATGGGTATGCAAAATTCCTTTTAGGCAATGTCTGTTTGTTTTTAGGGGATTATGAAGCAGCTAAAAATAATTTTAATGTTGGAATTACCTGTTCCTCCAAAGGAAATTTTGGTTATATAGGATTAGGAAATATTGCATTAGATAAAGGTGATGTTGTGGAAGCTGAAAGATATTTTGCATTAGCTACACAAAATAGTAGTAAAAGAGATTTAGAAGAAAAAGTATATATTGGTAAAGCTTATACATTTTCGGAAAATTATGATTACAAAAAAGCAATTGAAATTCTAAGTAAGTCAAGGGAGATTGATCCAGCCAATACAGATGTTTTATTAGCTTTGGCAGATGCTTATAAATTCAATAAAAAACAAAATGATTCATACGAATGTTATCGTGAAGCTTTTCGATTGGACAGTACTTTATTGAGAGCCAAAATGGGGTTAGGTACTTTAATTAAGAACGCACACAATTTTCCATCTGCATTAACTTCATTTGATGAAGTAATTGCTTTGAATCCTAATTATGGACCAGTTTATCGTGAGCTGGCAGAAACACAATATCTATGGGCATTAAATGATGCTAGAAATTATGATAGTCATATCTCAAAAGGATTAACTTTTTATGAAAAATATATGTCTTTAACAGACTATTCTTTGGATTCTCGTATGCGTCATGCTGATTTTCTTATTCTTGCCAAAGATTATAAAGCTCTTGAAACTGAAGCAAATCAAATGAGTAAATTAGATAATGTTAATCCAAGGATTTATCGTTATTTAGGGTATTCGGCTTATTATAATAATAATTTTGATACAGCCATAAATTCACTGACCTCTTTTGTGTCAGATCCTTCAAATCGAGTTATAGGCAGAGATTATTTCTATATTGGTGCTGGAAGATTATGCAAAGGATTAAATTCAGCTCCTATTGATAATGTATTAATTGACACTGGGATTTCTGATTTAAAAAAATCATTTGATATGACTCCTGCAGTTGCTGTTGAGCTTCCTGAACTGGCTAAGAAATTATATGATAAAAAAGTATATATTAAAGCAGCTTCTGTTTACGAAATTGCGATTGCTAATACAGAGACAAAGTCTTATTTGATGGATAATTTCTATTTTGCATCATCAGTTTATTGGTCTTATTATAATGCTGAAAATTTAAATGAGCAACAAATTGAGCTATTGAAAAAGGCGGATGCTTCTTTGGATATCGTTATTAAGGCTTCTCCATCCACACAAGATGCTTATCTATTTAAAGCTAGAATACAAGTCTTGCTTAAGAATGATACGCTTGTGGCTAAAAATTATGAAGATTTTATTACAGCAGCTAAAACGAAAAGTCCAGATGAATTTACTACCAAAGGAATGAAATCTAAATTAGTAGAAGCTTATAATAATTTGGGAATTATTTATGCGGCTAATGATAAACTGAAAGCAAAAGATAATTTTAATAAAACATTAGGCATTGATCCTGCCAATCAATATGCAGTAGATCAATTAAAAACATTGAAGTAG
- a CDS encoding lysoplasmalogenase, with product MKSSLLLKIYLGFTILYLAILFFNIEGFDFFMKPLLLPILLATVAILENFPTKKILLIALTFSWIGDIILLFADKGELYFIFGLVAFLISHIVYIILFSKQERTRTITNKKVFFIGFLAILFYFSCMISVLFPKLGPLTIPVVVYAIVITTMLFIAFKGSLEWAIPANNYILLGAILFVSSDSILAFNKFYEPITHASFYIMITYCMAQYFIATGILKLNNK from the coding sequence ATGAAATCATCTTTACTTCTCAAAATCTATCTTGGTTTTACCATACTATACTTAGCAATTCTTTTCTTTAATATAGAAGGCTTTGACTTTTTTATGAAACCATTATTGTTACCAATTTTATTAGCAACAGTCGCAATTTTAGAAAATTTTCCAACCAAAAAAATACTTTTAATTGCGTTAACTTTTTCCTGGATTGGTGATATAATTCTATTGTTTGCAGACAAAGGCGAATTATATTTTATCTTCGGATTAGTAGCTTTCCTTATTTCTCATATTGTTTATATTATCCTATTCAGTAAACAAGAAAGAACCAGAACTATTACTAACAAAAAGGTCTTCTTCATAGGTTTTCTGGCTATACTCTTTTATTTTAGTTGTATGATTTCTGTTTTATTTCCAAAACTGGGTCCTTTAACAATCCCTGTTGTAGTCTATGCTATTGTAATTACCACAATGCTTTTTATTGCATTCAAAGGAAGTTTAGAATGGGCAATTCCTGCAAATAATTATATCTTACTCGGTGCAATTTTGTTTGTTAGCTCAGATAGTATTTTGGCTTTCAATAAGTTTTATGAACCAATAACACATGCCTCATTTTACATTATGATTACCTATTGCATGGCACAATATTTTATAGCAACTGGAATTTTAAAACTGAATAATAAATAA
- the tpiA gene encoding triose-phosphate isomerase has translation MRKKIVAGNWKMHKNAAQTKELLNELLTQIPAETAAQVIVAPTFINLVSAVENLTHSNIAVAAQNLHQAESGAFTGEISADMIKSIGVNNVILGHSERRAIFNETDAIIASKVNTALKHDLTVIFCFGEELKDRQSGNHFNIVENQLKDGLFHIEAKDWEKIVLAYEPVWAIGTGETASPEQAQDMHEFIRETVRKAFGSDIAEDVSILYGGSVKPDNAKEIFSKPDVDGGLIGGAALNAKDFITIVTSI, from the coding sequence ATGAGAAAGAAGATTGTTGCAGGAAACTGGAAAATGCATAAAAATGCTGCACAAACAAAAGAGCTATTAAACGAATTATTAACTCAAATTCCAGCTGAAACTGCTGCACAAGTAATTGTTGCACCTACATTTATAAATTTAGTTTCGGCAGTAGAAAACTTAACACACTCCAATATAGCAGTTGCTGCACAAAATTTACACCAAGCAGAAAGTGGTGCTTTTACAGGCGAAATATCTGCAGATATGATTAAAAGTATTGGTGTTAACAACGTAATTTTAGGTCACTCTGAGCGTAGAGCTATTTTCAATGAAACCGATGCCATCATCGCAAGCAAAGTAAATACAGCTTTGAAACACGATTTGACTGTAATTTTCTGTTTTGGTGAAGAATTAAAAGACCGTCAATCTGGAAATCATTTTAATATCGTTGAAAACCAATTGAAAGATGGTTTATTCCACATTGAAGCTAAAGATTGGGAAAAAATCGTTTTGGCTTATGAGCCAGTTTGGGCTATTGGAACTGGTGAAACTGCTTCGCCAGAACAAGCACAAGACATGCACGAATTCATTAGAGAGACAGTTCGCAAAGCATTTGGAAGCGATATAGCCGAAGATGTTTCTATTCTTTATGGAGGAAGCGTAAAACCAGACAATGCAAAAGAAATCTTCTCTAAACCAGACGTAGACGGTGGTCTTATTGGTGGAGCTGCTCTTAATGCAAAAGATTTTATTACAATTGTAACGTCAATCTAA
- a CDS encoding ATP-dependent Clp protease adaptor ClpS, with amino-acid sequence MSTIEKVKEKRREQEVTAMNNEIIVYNDDVNTFDHVIDTLVRVCDHTPIQAEQCSLIVHFNGKCTVKTGEYDKLKIQCTGLLEAGLSAEII; translated from the coding sequence ATGAGTACAATAGAAAAAGTAAAAGAAAAAAGAAGAGAGCAGGAAGTTACTGCTATGAACAATGAAATCATAGTATACAATGATGATGTAAATACTTTTGACCATGTTATTGATACTTTAGTTCGTGTTTGTGATCACACTCCTATTCAGGCTGAACAATGTTCACTTATAGTTCATTTCAATGGAAAATGCACTGTAAAAACTGGGGAATATGACAAATTAAAAATACAATGCACTGGATTATTAGAAGCTGGATTAAGTGCCGAAATAATCTAA
- a CDS encoding sterol desaturase family protein: MEEYGKILVFVMPIFLILIIIEKIYAHYKGENTTPNMDSVSSISSGMVNSVKDVLGLSITVISYEWFETKFAILHLQPIIWTYIIGFIAIDFYGYWSHRLSHQINFLWNKHAIHHSSEEFNLACALRQPISSFVNLFTFLLIPAALLGVPPKVIAITLPIHLFLQFWYHTKHIKKIGFLEQILVTPSHHRVHHAINPIYMDRNHSQIFIIWDKIFGTFQEELDSVPPVFGITRPAHTWNPFRINFQHLWLLITDAWRSDNWKDKVTIWFKPTGWRPKDFEEKYPVDKITDVYAFEKYGTQHSNSLMYWSLFQAIITLLLITYMYNSIAIIGLPNVFIYGAFIFLTVYSYTELMDARKISLLWEGIRFLVGIAIITYVGDWFGIDSLFPFASYIIIGYLILSLSVTVYFVNTNFESEKAAITIS; this comes from the coding sequence ATGGAAGAATACGGTAAAATATTAGTTTTTGTTATGCCAATTTTTTTGATCTTAATTATAATCGAAAAAATATATGCCCATTATAAAGGAGAAAATACCACTCCTAATATGGATTCGGTTTCTAGTATAAGCTCAGGAATGGTTAATTCTGTCAAAGATGTTCTTGGACTTAGTATTACTGTAATATCCTATGAATGGTTTGAAACAAAATTTGCTATATTACATTTACAACCTATTATTTGGACTTATATTATTGGCTTTATAGCTATCGATTTTTATGGCTACTGGAGTCACAGATTGTCACACCAAATTAATTTTCTATGGAACAAACATGCCATTCACCACAGTAGTGAAGAATTTAATTTGGCATGTGCTTTGCGTCAACCAATTTCGAGTTTCGTCAATCTATTTACTTTTTTATTAATTCCTGCTGCACTATTAGGTGTTCCTCCAAAAGTAATTGCTATAACACTTCCTATCCATTTATTTTTACAATTTTGGTACCACACCAAACACATTAAAAAAATAGGGTTTCTTGAACAAATACTTGTAACTCCATCTCACCATCGGGTTCATCATGCCATCAATCCAATTTATATGGATAGAAATCATTCTCAAATATTTATAATTTGGGATAAAATTTTTGGTACTTTTCAAGAAGAATTAGATTCGGTCCCTCCTGTTTTTGGTATTACAAGGCCTGCACATACTTGGAATCCTTTCCGAATTAATTTTCAGCACTTGTGGTTATTAATTACCGATGCATGGCGTTCGGATAACTGGAAAGACAAAGTTACCATTTGGTTTAAACCAACGGGATGGAGACCAAAAGATTTCGAAGAAAAATATCCAGTGGACAAAATTACCGATGTATATGCGTTCGAAAAATATGGCACACAACATTCTAATTCTCTAATGTATTGGTCATTATTTCAAGCCATAATTACTTTATTGCTTATTACCTATATGTACAATTCCATTGCAATTATTGGCTTGCCAAACGTATTTATTTATGGTGCTTTCATATTCCTGACTGTTTACAGCTACACAGAATTAATGGATGCCCGAAAAATTTCATTGCTTTGGGAAGGAATTCGGTTTCTGGTTGGAATTGCAATTATTACCTATGTTGGAGATTGGTTTGGCATCGACAGTCTTTTCCCTTTTGCTTCTTATATCATTATTGGGTACCTTATTTTATCTCTCTCAGTTACCGTTTATTTTGTAAATACTAATTTTGAATCAGAAAAAGCAGCCATAACCATCTCTTAA
- a CDS encoding 2-dehydro-3-deoxyphosphooctonate aldolase, producing the protein MKKIIPFIALLLIITSCGSIKSSIKNVDNNAPVPVVKNNAFIITAYSKDKKYGYNKDYPINIFYRGTKNDTINQKYFLNALAGPKGEKITYTKLENCCPFPTKNSEMGAGFLDVYELKWEGQKAPVILYLNIYERGQLMVPVGLSLKKL; encoded by the coding sequence ATGAAAAAAATAATTCCTTTTATTGCTTTACTCCTTATTATAACTTCATGCGGAAGTATTAAATCATCAATAAAAAATGTAGACAATAACGCTCCAGTACCTGTTGTAAAAAACAATGCTTTTATAATTACAGCCTACAGTAAAGACAAAAAATATGGCTATAATAAAGATTACCCAATAAATATATTTTATAGAGGCACTAAAAATGATACGATTAATCAAAAATATTTCTTGAATGCTTTGGCAGGGCCAAAAGGCGAAAAAATTACGTATACTAAATTAGAAAACTGTTGTCCTTTTCCAACTAAAAATAGCGAAATGGGAGCAGGTTTTCTGGATGTATATGAATTAAAATGGGAAGGACAAAAAGCACCTGTTATATTATATTTAAACATTTATGAAAGAGGTCAATTAATGGTTCCTGTTGGTCTTAGTTTGAAAAAATTATAA
- a CDS encoding TlpA disulfide reductase family protein, which translates to MKKIALLIIAFASFSCTQAQKTEFSKTALSETLLATNGKQVKFQDILKKQKGKITVIEVWASWCGDCVKAMPKLKELQANNPDVSYVFISMDKTADKWKLGIKKHELGGQQFMANDGMKGVFGQAIDLDWIPRYIIIDKTGKIVVYRAIETDFEQINGTLKKLQTN; encoded by the coding sequence ATGAAAAAAATTGCCCTTTTAATTATTGCTTTTGCATCATTTTCTTGTACTCAAGCTCAGAAAACTGAATTCTCTAAAACAGCGCTTTCTGAAACTTTATTAGCCACAAACGGAAAACAAGTTAAGTTTCAAGATATTCTAAAAAAACAAAAAGGAAAAATTACCGTTATAGAAGTTTGGGCCTCCTGGTGTGGTGATTGTGTAAAAGCAATGCCAAAACTAAAAGAACTTCAAGCCAACAATCCAGATGTTTCTTATGTATTTATCTCTATGGATAAAACGGCTGACAAATGGAAACTTGGTATTAAAAAACACGAATTAGGTGGACAGCAATTCATGGCAAATGACGGTATGAAAGGTGTTTTTGGACAAGCAATCGACTTAGATTGGATTCCTAGATATATCATTATAGACAAAACAGGAAAAATTGTTGTGTATCGTGCTATCGAAACCGACTTTGAGCAAATCAATGGAACACTAAAAAAATTACAAACAAATTAA
- a CDS encoding YeeE/YedE family protein, whose product MNVIFQTWPWYISGFLIGMVMLTLIYFGKNFGMSTNLQSLCSMTGLGKRISYFDFDWKSLRWNFVVVLGAMVGGFIAVHFMSDPSNVNINPKTIAQLSQMGIEAPNGQLMPKALFGDQIWQSPKSILILLGGGILIGFGTRYAGGCTSGHAISGLSNLQLPSLKAVIGFFVGGLIMAHFLLPLIF is encoded by the coding sequence ATGAATGTGATTTTTCAAACTTGGCCTTGGTATATTTCGGGCTTTTTAATAGGAATGGTAATGCTTACCTTGATTTATTTCGGAAAGAATTTCGGGATGTCAACCAATCTCCAATCGTTATGTTCTATGACAGGATTAGGAAAAAGAATTTCCTATTTTGATTTCGATTGGAAATCGCTTCGTTGGAATTTTGTAGTAGTGTTGGGTGCTATGGTCGGAGGTTTTATTGCAGTGCATTTTATGAGTGACCCTTCCAATGTGAATATAAATCCAAAAACAATTGCACAACTTTCTCAAATGGGAATTGAGGCACCTAATGGTCAATTAATGCCGAAAGCTTTATTTGGAGACCAAATTTGGCAATCGCCCAAAAGTATTTTGATACTTCTTGGAGGTGGTATTTTAATTGGTTTTGGAACACGTTATGCTGGCGGATGTACCTCTGGACATGCTATTTCAGGATTAAGTAATTTACAGTTACCATCTTTAAAAGCAGTAATTGGTTTCTTTGTTGGTGGATTGATTATGGCACATTTTTTATTACCCCTTATTTTTTAG
- a CDS encoding DUF1599 domain-containing protein, with translation MKKTSQEYDGVITVCRTLFINKMKDYGSAWRILRLPSLTDQIFIKAQRIRSLQENEIRKVDEGESGEFIGIINYSIMALIQLELGVVEQPDLDTQKATQLYDAKVALTKELMENKNHDYGEAWREMRISSLTDLILQKLLRVKQIEDNKGKTIVSEGIDANYQDMINYSIFALILMDKK, from the coding sequence ATGAAGAAAACTTCACAAGAATATGACGGCGTAATTACTGTTTGCCGCACTCTATTTATCAATAAAATGAAAGACTACGGCAGTGCCTGGCGTATTTTGAGACTTCCTTCTCTTACTGATCAAATCTTCATAAAAGCACAAAGAATAAGAAGTTTACAAGAAAATGAAATCCGAAAAGTAGACGAAGGTGAAAGTGGAGAATTCATTGGAATAATTAATTATTCGATTATGGCACTAATTCAATTGGAATTAGGCGTAGTAGAACAACCCGATTTAGATACTCAAAAAGCAACTCAATTATATGATGCCAAAGTCGCTTTGACCAAAGAATTAATGGAAAACAAAAACCATGATTATGGAGAAGCATGGCGTGAAATGCGTATTAGCTCATTAACGGATTTGATTTTACAAAAATTACTTCGTGTTAAACAAATCGAAGACAATAAAGGAAAAACGATAGTATCCGAAGGAATTGATGCCAATTATCAGGACATGATTAACTATTCCATTTTTGCTTTGATTTTGATGGACAAAAAATAA